A stretch of the Dioscorea cayenensis subsp. rotundata cultivar TDr96_F1 chromosome 4, TDr96_F1_v2_PseudoChromosome.rev07_lg8_w22 25.fasta, whole genome shotgun sequence genome encodes the following:
- the LOC120258948 gene encoding cysteine-rich receptor-like protein kinase 10 isoform X1 codes for MASLLLHIHGHGKALNTLFFLLFIYHSIAIETLTYMSIKAKCGTTKYVDNSPFSTNLNSLLSTLKNKSSSSISINETAGEAPATVFGLYFCTGDLPQANCQACIQTAINNITGNCPSSKQAIIWYDYCELRYSDTNFFGVPDNNGFAMINKIENTTSPRPVEVVSQLVKDAPLAHPLMFKSQALIPEGLYALAQCSSDLTRQGCSDCLTTILASIKSCCTTAKGWRYLAPSCWIRYEATPFLQNLNTTSIEITRSFCSSNDFPASNGLNAATQLENLLSSLTEQAPAQKGFYNTSEGEDMNKIYGLALCRGDLQNKMDDCKSCLKNASKSIVEDCPNKAQAIEWYEKCFVRYSNQNFFGMVDTNGAQALCGTGKISPTADNEVEALTMSLISDAINSPMFFRAVQNLSNHVLVQCTRDLSQESCRECLQAGMSKVSNDCKQANGWRYLSGSCTLRYEEYPFFNSTSISPPPPTSASLSPVTPEKDGAAGNKASTISLAAVVTSVLAVIIL; via the exons ATGGCTTCTCTTCTTTTACACATTCATGGTCATGGCAAAGCCTTGAACaccctcttctttcttctcttcatctaCCATTCCATTGCCATAGAAACTCTCACTTACATGTCAATCAAGGCCAAATGTGGCACCACCAAATACGTAGACAACAGCCCCTTCTCCACCAACCTCAACTCCCTCTTATCCACCCTCAAAAACAAATCCTCATCGTCCATTTCCATCAATGAAACAGCCGGCGAGGCTCCGGCCACCGTCTTCGGCCTCTACTTCTGCACTGGTGACCTCCCACAAGCCAACTGCCAAGCCTGCATTCAAACCGCCATTAATAACATCACTGGTAACTGCCCAAGCTCAAAACAAGCCATCATATGGTATGATTACTGTGAGCTGCGTTACTCTGATACCAACTTCTTTGGAGTTCCAGACAATAATGGCTTCGCCATGATCAATAAAATTGAGAACACCACTTCACCAAGGCCAGTGGAAGTGGTATCCCAATTGGTGAAAGATGCTCCACTAGCCCATCCTCTCATGTTCAAGTCCCAAGCTTTGATACCTGAAGGATTGTATGCTCTGGCTCAGTGTTCTTCAGACTTAACCAGACAAGGATGTAGTGATTGCTTGACTACCATCTTGGCAAGCATCAAGTCTTGTTGCACAACTGCTAAGGGATGGAGGTATTTAGCTCCTAGCTGTTGGATAAGATATGAGGCCACACCTTTCCTTCAAAATCTCAATACCACAAGCATAGAGATCACTCGGAGCTTTTGTTCAAGCAATGACTTCCCAGCGTCTAATGGCCTGAATGCTGCCACACAGCTCGAGAACCTTCTGTCAAGCCTAACTGAACAAGCTCCAGCACAAAAGGGCTTCTACAACACAAGTGAAGGAGAGGACATGAACAAGATCTATGGCTTAGCACTTTGCAGAGGagatttacaaaacaaaatggaTGATTGCAAGAGCTGCCTCAAGAATGCAAGTAAAAGCATTGTAGAAGACTGTCCAAACAAAGCACAAGCCATTGAATGGTATGAAAAGTGCTTTGTTAGGTACTCAAACCAGAACTTCTTTGGAATGGTGGATACCAATGGTGCTCAGGCACTCTGTGGCACAGGCAAAATCAGTCCAACAGCGGATAACGAGGTGGAGGCACTAACAATGTCTCTGATCAGTGATGCAATCAATTCTCCGATGTTTTTCAGAGCTGTACAAAATTTGTCTAACCATGTCTTAGTGCAATGCACTCGTGATCTTAGTCAGGAAAGTTGCAGAGAATGTCTGCAAGCAGGAATGAGTAAGGTTTCAAATGACTGCAAGCAAGCCAATGGGTGGCGCTATCTGTCAGGAAGCTGTACGTTGAGGTATGAGGAGTACCCTTTCTTTAATTCGACTTCGATATCGCCTCCCCCTCCTACAAGTGCATCTCTTTCTCCGGTCACTCCAGAGAAGGATGGTG cAGCTGGCAACAAGGCATCAACAATCAGTTTGGCAGCTGTTGTCACAAGTGTTCTAGCAGTAATCATCTTGTAA
- the LOC120258948 gene encoding cysteine-rich receptor-like protein kinase 10 isoform X2 — protein MASLLLHIHGHGKALNTLFFLLFIYHSIAIETLTYMSIKAKCGTTKYVDNSPFSTNLNSLLSTLKNKSSSSISINETAGEAPATVFGLYFCTGDLPQANCQACIQTAINNITGNCPSSKQAIIWYDYCELRYSDTNFFGVPDNNGFAMINKIENTTSPRPVEVVSQLVKDAPLAHPLMFKSQALIPEGLYALAQCSSDLTRQGCSDCLTTILASIKSCCTTAKGWRYLAPSCWIRYEATPFLQNLNTTSIEITRSFCSSNDFPASNGLNAATQLENLLSSLTEQAPAQKGFYNTSEGEDMNKIYGLALCRGDLQNKMDDCKSCLKNASKSIVEDCPNKAQAIEWYEKCFVRYSNQNFFGMVDTNGAQALCGTGKISPTADNEVEALTMSLISDAINSPMFFRAVQNLSNHVLVQCTRDLSQESCRECLQAGMSKVSNDCKQANGWRYLSGSCTLRYEEYPFFNSTSISPPPPTSASLSPVTPEKDGAGNKASTISLAAVVTSVLAVIIL, from the exons ATGGCTTCTCTTCTTTTACACATTCATGGTCATGGCAAAGCCTTGAACaccctcttctttcttctcttcatctaCCATTCCATTGCCATAGAAACTCTCACTTACATGTCAATCAAGGCCAAATGTGGCACCACCAAATACGTAGACAACAGCCCCTTCTCCACCAACCTCAACTCCCTCTTATCCACCCTCAAAAACAAATCCTCATCGTCCATTTCCATCAATGAAACAGCCGGCGAGGCTCCGGCCACCGTCTTCGGCCTCTACTTCTGCACTGGTGACCTCCCACAAGCCAACTGCCAAGCCTGCATTCAAACCGCCATTAATAACATCACTGGTAACTGCCCAAGCTCAAAACAAGCCATCATATGGTATGATTACTGTGAGCTGCGTTACTCTGATACCAACTTCTTTGGAGTTCCAGACAATAATGGCTTCGCCATGATCAATAAAATTGAGAACACCACTTCACCAAGGCCAGTGGAAGTGGTATCCCAATTGGTGAAAGATGCTCCACTAGCCCATCCTCTCATGTTCAAGTCCCAAGCTTTGATACCTGAAGGATTGTATGCTCTGGCTCAGTGTTCTTCAGACTTAACCAGACAAGGATGTAGTGATTGCTTGACTACCATCTTGGCAAGCATCAAGTCTTGTTGCACAACTGCTAAGGGATGGAGGTATTTAGCTCCTAGCTGTTGGATAAGATATGAGGCCACACCTTTCCTTCAAAATCTCAATACCACAAGCATAGAGATCACTCGGAGCTTTTGTTCAAGCAATGACTTCCCAGCGTCTAATGGCCTGAATGCTGCCACACAGCTCGAGAACCTTCTGTCAAGCCTAACTGAACAAGCTCCAGCACAAAAGGGCTTCTACAACACAAGTGAAGGAGAGGACATGAACAAGATCTATGGCTTAGCACTTTGCAGAGGagatttacaaaacaaaatggaTGATTGCAAGAGCTGCCTCAAGAATGCAAGTAAAAGCATTGTAGAAGACTGTCCAAACAAAGCACAAGCCATTGAATGGTATGAAAAGTGCTTTGTTAGGTACTCAAACCAGAACTTCTTTGGAATGGTGGATACCAATGGTGCTCAGGCACTCTGTGGCACAGGCAAAATCAGTCCAACAGCGGATAACGAGGTGGAGGCACTAACAATGTCTCTGATCAGTGATGCAATCAATTCTCCGATGTTTTTCAGAGCTGTACAAAATTTGTCTAACCATGTCTTAGTGCAATGCACTCGTGATCTTAGTCAGGAAAGTTGCAGAGAATGTCTGCAAGCAGGAATGAGTAAGGTTTCAAATGACTGCAAGCAAGCCAATGGGTGGCGCTATCTGTCAGGAAGCTGTACGTTGAGGTATGAGGAGTACCCTTTCTTTAATTCGACTTCGATATCGCCTCCCCCTCCTACAAGTGCATCTCTTTCTCCGGTCACTCCAGAGAAGGATGGTG CTGGCAACAAGGCATCAACAATCAGTTTGGCAGCTGTTGTCACAAGTGTTCTAGCAGTAATCATCTTGTAA
- the LOC120258945 gene encoding cysteine-rich receptor-like protein kinase 19, whose translation MGGLLLLLHQVKVLSYLLFLLFICHDTAMGTLTFKPIKANCSSTKYTENSTFSTNLNSLLSTLKAMSSFSISTNQTFGQAPNSVFGLFFCTGDLSEDNCQPCIQTAIKDITESSCPSSKQAIIWYDYCELRYSDTNFFGLPDTSGFNMTNPFENTSSSRPVEVVAQLVKEAPLENPIMFKSLALRSESLDALAQCSSDLTRQGCSDCLTTIFTNIKACCIGAKGWRYLAPSCWIRYEATPFLQNVNGVNTTITQSYCSSNEFPASNGLNATTQIESLLSSLTEQAPALNGFYNSSVGKGVNKVYGLALCRGDLQNKKDDCQSCLKNASKSIVVECLNNEQAIEWYEKCLVRYSNQSFVGVVDTDFGRTLCGPEQISQADYNATLTLAMALINDAPNSPLFFRAGAHLSNSYVLVQCTRDLSKDGCRQCLQNGMSSVSGQCNQTNGWRYLSGSCTLRYEVNPFFNVSFISIPSPDSPQEKDGASKKRSSGVIIAAIVAPILGVILLASILYLWWKLSHKNDNKGEHIHELRPLTTQELPYMNLATILAATSNFAVENKLGEGGFGPVYKGVLNNGTEIAVKRLSTKSKQGAIEFENEVKLIAKLQHRNLVRMLGWCAEREEKLLIYEYLPNKSLDALLFDSEKRVQLDWNTRLQIIRGIARGLLYLHEDSLLKVIHRDLKASNVLLDNKMTPKISDFGMARIFRGDESEANTNRVVGTYGYMAPEFAMGGLFSEKSDVYSYGVLLLEIVTGQRNGRAHFEEHGKTLIRNMWHLWVEGRAQELLDPLFGDSCPINEAKKCMKIGLLCVQENSEERPIMSTVVHMLRSSDETLFPEPSQPPSFMGQRTFVPNESSSSIRSDATSVHSVNHVTNSDVQAR comes from the exons ATGGgtggtcttcttcttcttcttcatcaagtTAAAGTCTTGAGCTACCTTCTCTTTCTCCTCTTTATCTGCCATGATACAGCTATGGGAACTCTAACTTTCAAGCCAATCAAGGCTAATTGCAGCAGCACCAAATACACAGAGAACAGCACCTTCTCCACCAACCTCAACTCCCTTTTATCCACCCTCAAAGCCATGTCCTCATTTTCAATCTCCACCAACCAAACTTTCGGCCAGGCCCCGAACTCCGTCTTTGGCCTCTTCTTCTGCACTGGCGACCTCTCGGAAGACAATTGCCAACCATGCATTCAAACCGCCATCAAAGACATCACTGAGAGTTCATGCCCAAGCTCAAAACAAGCCATCATATGGTATGACTACTGTGAGCTACGTTACTCTGATACCAACTTCTTTGGACTCCCAGATACCTCTGGCTTCAACATGACCAACCCTTTTGAGAATACAAGTTCATCAAGACCGGTGGAAGTGGTAGCCCAGTTGGTGAAAGAGGCTCCGCTAGAAAATCCTATCATGTTCAAGTCCTTAGCTTTGAGATCTGAAAGCTTGGATGCTCTTGCCCAGTGTTCCTCAGACTTAACTAGACAAGGATGTAGTGATTGCTTGACTACCATCTTCACAAACATCAAGGCTTGTTGTATTGGTGCCAAGGGATGGAGATATTTAGCTCCAAGCTGTTGGATAAGATATGAAGCCACTCCTTTTCTTCAGAATGTCAATGGAGTGAATACAACCATCACTCAAAGCTATTGTTCAAGCAATGAGTTCCCAGCTTCTAATGGCCTGAATGCCACCACACAGATTGAGAGTCTTTTGTCAAGCTTAACTGAACAAGCTCCGGCACTAAATGGCTTCTACAACAGCAGTGTAGGAAAGGGCGTGAACAAGGTCTATGGCTTAGCACTCTGCAGAGGAGATTTACAAAACAAGAAGGATGATTGCCAGAGCTGCCTCAAGAATGCAAGTAAAAGCATAGTAGTAGAATGTTTAAACAACGAGCAAGCCATTGAATGGTATGAGAAGTGCTTGGTCCGGTACTCCAACCAGAGTTTCGTTGGGGTGGTGGACACCGATTTTGGCAGGACACTATGCGGCCCAGAACAGATCAGTCAAGCTGACTATAACGCCACGTTGACACTAGCAATGGCTCTGATCAATGATGCACCCAATTCTCCCTTGTTTTTTAGAGCTGGAGCGCATTTGTCTAACAGCTATGTTCTTGTACAGTGCACTAGAGATCTCAGTAAGGATGGGTGCAGGCAATGCTTGCAGAATGGAATGAGTAGTGTCTCCGGTCAATGCAACCAGACCAATGGTTGGCGGTATCTCTCTGGTAGCTGCACCTTGAGGTATGAGGTCAATCCTTTCTTCAATGTGTCTTTCATATCGATTCCATCACCGGACTCTCCTCAAGAAAAGGATGGTG CAAGCAAGAAGAGGTCATCCGGTGTTATTATTGCTGCTATTGTTGCGCCAATTCTAGGAGTCATCCTCTTAGCTTCTATCCTCTATCTGTGGTGGAAGCTGAGTCATAAAAATG ATAACAAAGGAGAGCATATACATGAACTCAGGCCGCTGACAACTCAGGAATTACCCTACATGAATCTAGCTACCATACTAGCAGCTACTAGTAACTTCGCTGTGGAAAATAAGCTTGGAGAAGGGGGATTTGGTCCTGTTTATAAA GGTGTTCTGAATAATGGAACAGAGATTGCAGTTAAGAGGCTTTCAACAAAATCTAAGCAAGGTGCCATTGAATTTGAAAATGAGGTGAAGTTGATTGCCAAACTACAGCATAGAAATCTTGTAAGAATGCTTGGTTGGTGTGCTGAGAGAGAAGAGAAGCTGCTCATTTATGAATATCTGCCAAACAAGAGCCTTGATGCTCTTCTTTTTG ATTCAGAAAAGCGAGTACAACTAGATTGGAATACACGGCTTCAAATCATCAGAGGAATTGCGAGAGGTCTTCTCTATCTTCATGAAGACTCACTGCTCAAAGTCATTCACAGGGACCTCAAAGCCAGTAATGTTTTATTAGACAACAAAATGACACCCAAGATATCAGACTTTGGCATGGCTAGGATATTCAGAGGTGATGAAAGTGAAGCCAATACAAACAGAGTCGTTGGAACTTA TGGTTACATGGCTCCAGAATTTGCAATGGGAGGCCTATTCTCTGAAAAGTCTGATGTTTATAGCTATGGGGTTCTCTTACTAGAAATAGTAACTGGACAAAGGAATGGAAGAGCACACTTTGAAGAACATGGCAAGACTCTTATCAGAAAt ATGTGGCATTTGTGGGTTGAAGGCAGGGCACAAGAGTTGTTAGATCCTTTGTTCGGTGATTCATGTCCAATTAATGAAGCAAAGAAGTGTATGAAAATAGGATTGTTGTGTGTGCAGGAAAATTCAGAGGAGAGGCCTATAATGTCTACAGTTGTTCATATGTTGAGGAGTAGTGATGAAACATTGTTTCCAGAGCCCAGCCAACCTCCCTCCTTTATGGGACAGAGAACCTTTGTGCCTAATGAATCATCATCAAGCATCAGATCTGATGCAACCAGCGTTCATTCTGTCAACCATGTTACCAATTCTGATGTCCAAGCTAGATAG